The genomic interval TGATTCCAAAAACAGACACTAGATATAGAAAGCCCGAGGTAAAATCAATTATATTTTCAAGTCTATTCTTTGAGGTTGCCGGCGTAGCAAGAAAAATTGTATCTATGCTTTGCTTATGCGCATATTCTCTATAATTCTCTGCTTCTTCTATTGGTAGATCGGGTATAATAAGACCATCAACACCATATCTGTGAGCAATTTTAAGAAAATTATCTACACCTGTTTTGAATAAGATATTAAAATAGGTCAATAGTACTATTGGAACATCAACTTTCTTCTTTGTTTCATTTACTATTTTCAATATAGTATGTGGTGTTGTACCAGCTTTTAGGGCACGATCACCAGCTGCTTGAATTATTGGTCCATCTGCAATTGGATCAGAAAATGGAATGCCAATTTCTATTATATCTGCACCACCATTAACTAAAGCTTCAATAATCATTGGGGTATGCTTAGGAGTTGGGTCACCTCCAGTTACATATGCGATAAGCGCACCTTCAGAATGCTTATCTAGCCTCCGAAAAACATCTTTAATACTCATATTTTTTCACCAATTTTTTTAGCAACAACCTCAGCGTCTTTATCTCCTCTTCCGGATAGATTTATAATGAGAATCTCGTTCTTCTTCATCTTCTTAGCTAATTTCTTAGAATAAGCTAATGCATGGCAAGGCTCTAGAGCCGGAATAATTCCTTCACATTTTGAAACCTCAGTAAATGCCTCAAGAGCTTCCTCATCTGTAACAGCATCATATTTTACTCTTCTAGTATCTTTCAAGTAACTATGCTCTGGTCCTACACCAGGGTAATCAAGTCCAGCAGAGACGCTATGTGTTGTAAGAATTTGTCCATGCTCATCTTGCATAATATAGGTTAACATACCGTGGAATACACCTTCAGTTCCAGCGCATATGGCTGAAGCATGTTTTCCAGTTTCGATGCCTTCTCCTGCAGCTTCTACTCCATATAATTTTACTTTTTCATCCTGTAGGAATGGATAGAAAGCACCGATAGCATTGCTACCTCCACCAACACAGG from Candidatus Bathyarchaeota archaeon carries:
- the trpA gene encoding tryptophan synthase subunit alpha, which produces MSIKDVFRRLDKHSEGALIAYVTGGDPTPKHTPMIIEALVNGGADIIEIGIPFSDPIADGPIIQAAGDRALKAGTTPHTILKIVNETKKKVDVPIVLLTYFNILFKTGVDNFLKIAHRYGVDGLIIPDLPIEEAENYREYAHKQSIDTIFLATPATSKNRLENIIDFTSGFLYLVSVFGITGTRERLDQLTTNTIKKFKPFTSKSSPLAVGFGISKSEHVRSVINNGADGAIVGSAFVKIIENNLNNSSKLLSDISNFAMSLKSATITKNQ